The Thermoclostridium stercorarium subsp. stercorarium DSM 8532 genome contains a region encoding:
- a CDS encoding cysteine hydrolase family protein, with protein MKILNREDFIRKSTDVLEKIVDMLEKLPSVKFSDLNAEQTALVIVDMINGFVREGALKSPRAEALIPEISRLSKACDELKITKLAFADSHTGESPEFDSYPEHCIRGTSESEVVDELKEVGGYILIPKNSTNGFHEEEFQKWLKRNEKINTFIVTGVCTDICVQQFAITLKTWFNMMNKKSRIIVPINTVDTYDLGVHNAELTHVMALYNMSTNGIELVSEIK; from the coding sequence ATGAAAATATTAAACAGAGAGGATTTTATAAGAAAAAGCACGGATGTTCTTGAAAAAATAGTTGACATGCTGGAAAAGCTTCCGTCGGTTAAGTTTTCCGACTTGAACGCCGAACAGACCGCTTTAGTGATTGTTGACATGATAAACGGCTTTGTAAGGGAAGGCGCGCTTAAAAGCCCGAGAGCAGAAGCTCTGATTCCCGAAATTTCCCGACTGTCAAAAGCCTGCGATGAGCTTAAAATCACAAAGCTCGCTTTTGCCGACAGCCATACCGGAGAATCTCCGGAATTTGACTCCTATCCCGAGCACTGCATCCGCGGTACGTCAGAAAGCGAGGTTGTGGATGAGCTGAAGGAAGTAGGCGGGTATATATTGATTCCGAAGAACTCAACGAACGGATTTCATGAAGAGGAATTTCAGAAATGGCTTAAAAGGAATGAAAAAATTAATACATTCATAGTAACCGGTGTTTGCACCGATATCTGCGTTCAGCAATTCGCAATAACTTTAAAAACATGGTTCAATATGATGAACAAAAAATCAAGGATAATAGTTCCGATCAATACCGTCGATACCTATGATTTGGGTGTGCACAATGCTGAACTGACACACGTTATGGCGTTATACAACATGAGCACTAACGGGATTGAGCTGGTTTCCGAAATAAAATAA
- a CDS encoding response regulator transcription factor, translated as MYKALIVDDEPSVIEGLRIMIPWETVGFEICADARNAQDALLKAEEYRPHLVITDIRMPFKSGLELISEIKKMDLADEFVILSGYSEFAYAQEAMRQGVSHYLLKPLDRDEVVAVLQEIKGKLDAVFLAEYGFAQEEIENFRKSRILYKENGDNSSGGQKGTWKFTWEGFDEELTSALQLMNYQSARKVVDKLFNYIKSRDISLPEARVIVSSCIYHILRMAYEKNIKIDFVLPEEINGELSLSELKNLILGLISETINLMLENRKTNSKSYLYRVKAYIDQNYSQDLKVSSLAKMEFIEAGYLGETFAKQFGCSINEYINKVRINKAMELIRTTDMKLNDIAYAVGYKSYNNFFSNFKKIANIKPTQFYERYSHSLKKE; from the coding sequence ATGTATAAAGCATTGATTGTCGATGATGAGCCGTCGGTTATTGAAGGGTTAAGGATAATGATACCCTGGGAAACCGTGGGTTTTGAAATATGCGCTGATGCCCGGAATGCTCAGGATGCTCTGTTAAAAGCCGAGGAATACCGGCCGCATTTGGTTATAACCGATATCCGAATGCCGTTTAAAAGCGGGCTGGAACTAATCAGTGAAATAAAAAAAATGGATTTGGCTGATGAGTTTGTAATTTTAAGCGGTTATTCCGAGTTTGCCTACGCCCAGGAGGCCATGCGCCAGGGTGTAAGCCATTACCTTTTGAAACCTCTTGACCGGGATGAGGTGGTTGCTGTTCTGCAGGAGATAAAAGGCAAACTTGATGCGGTGTTTCTGGCTGAATACGGGTTTGCCCAGGAAGAAATTGAAAATTTCAGAAAGAGCCGGATTCTTTACAAGGAAAACGGAGATAATTCCAGCGGCGGACAAAAAGGCACATGGAAATTCACATGGGAAGGTTTTGACGAAGAACTGACCAGTGCGCTTCAGCTTATGAATTATCAGAGCGCAAGAAAAGTGGTAGACAAGCTTTTCAATTATATAAAATCGAGGGATATAAGCCTGCCTGAAGCAAGGGTTATTGTAAGCAGCTGTATTTATCACATACTGCGCATGGCTTATGAGAAAAACATAAAAATAGATTTTGTATTGCCTGAAGAAATCAACGGGGAATTAAGCCTTTCAGAACTGAAAAATTTGATACTCGGGCTGATTTCGGAAACAATAAACCTAATGCTTGAAAACAGAAAAACAAATTCAAAAAGTTATCTCTACAGGGTGAAAGCGTACATAGATCAAAATTACAGCCAGGATTTGAAGGTCTCGTCCCTTGCAAAAATGGAGTTCATAGAGGCAGGTTATCTGGGGGAAACCTTTGCCAAACAGTTTGGATGCAGCATAAATGAATACATAAACAAGGTCAGGATTAACAAGGCAATGGAGCTTATCCGTACCACAGATATGAAGTTGAATGATATTGCCTATGCCGTGGGGTATAAAAGTTATAATAATTTTTTCTCCAATTTCAAAAAAATCGCCAATATAAAACCCACTCAGTTTTACGAAAGGTATTCGCATAGCCTGAAAAAGGAATAA
- a CDS encoding sensor histidine kinase, with protein sequence MSMLLRLLDNVSIRRKFIMVYTIGILVPIVIGAVVWISFTSREIRQNTVHYLDQSFEKTAGNFNLLTQTAINVANQINADVTLRQDLSREFSTPVEHYEIYWFFLRNRFNMYLVSNPDIASITLYIDDTNFINVDHFRVLDDLTKQKEWYILASSDTSDFTIYPHSTAISVTPPQNRITIIRKVRSPDFLNNAVNYLLIELKLDRIISELNSEGESIDTYLTYGDNRIFWGTQLTNTSTDPQFLHTPSDDKYFILYKSIGTSPYFSDWKIYGIFDRNQINRRQLVVLVYILLITLSMAGLSVFIIWSVLNSMRYRLLALSSHIKKVGENYFEPLELKNPGKDEIGWLIIAFNKMITNINELINVVYKLEMQKKSMEIENIRAKYKYLQAQVDPHFLFNTLNAILVFCVKNNYTELSSVISSLSKLLKRLLTPGNDFITVSEEFDFIEKYLAIEKFRFGGKFEYEINISPEVINSGFLIPKMSIQPIVENACKHGLQASIDERRKLVLTAKIDSGALVISVKDNGAGMDKKQVEEILEKLKNPNSEIGSDSETGSGVGIQNVYRRMLMSYDKRFHFSINSSPGHGTEIIMRIEGE encoded by the coding sequence ATGAGCATGTTACTGCGTTTACTTGACAATGTCAGTATCAGGCGTAAATTTATAATGGTCTACACAATCGGTATTCTTGTTCCCATCGTAATCGGTGCGGTAGTGTGGATATCGTTTACATCCAGAGAGATAAGGCAAAATACCGTTCATTATCTTGACCAGTCCTTTGAAAAAACTGCTGGTAATTTCAACCTCTTAACCCAAACCGCAATAAACGTGGCAAACCAGATTAATGCAGATGTAACTCTTCGTCAGGACCTTTCCAGAGAATTTTCAACTCCGGTGGAGCATTACGAAATTTACTGGTTCTTTCTCAGAAACCGGTTCAACATGTACCTGGTAAGCAACCCTGACATCGCATCGATAACACTGTATATTGATGATACGAATTTTATCAATGTCGATCATTTTCGTGTTCTGGATGATTTAACAAAGCAGAAAGAATGGTATATTTTGGCTTCTTCCGATACCTCGGATTTTACCATTTACCCTCACTCCACCGCCATATCGGTTACCCCTCCGCAAAACAGAATAACAATAATACGAAAAGTCAGATCTCCGGACTTTCTGAACAACGCCGTAAATTATCTTCTTATTGAACTAAAACTGGATCGTATAATATCCGAACTGAATTCTGAAGGCGAAAGTATTGACACATATCTGACATACGGCGACAACAGGATTTTCTGGGGCACACAGCTCACCAATACAAGCACCGATCCCCAGTTTCTGCACACTCCTTCCGATGACAAATATTTCATACTTTATAAGTCCATAGGTACCTCTCCGTATTTCAGCGACTGGAAGATATATGGCATTTTTGACAGAAATCAGATAAACAGAAGGCAACTGGTGGTTCTTGTATACATATTACTGATAACTCTTTCAATGGCCGGCCTGTCGGTATTTATAATCTGGTCTGTATTAAATTCAATGCGTTACAGGCTTCTCGCACTGTCAAGCCATATAAAAAAAGTCGGCGAAAACTATTTCGAGCCGCTTGAACTGAAAAACCCGGGAAAGGATGAAATAGGATGGCTTATAATAGCTTTCAACAAAATGATTACCAACATAAACGAACTGATAAACGTTGTCTACAAGCTGGAAATGCAGAAAAAAAGCATGGAGATTGAAAATATAAGGGCCAAATACAAATATCTTCAGGCACAGGTTGACCCGCATTTCCTTTTCAATACGCTTAACGCCATACTGGTATTCTGCGTTAAAAACAACTACACCGAGCTGTCCAGTGTCATATCCAGTCTGTCCAAGCTGCTAAAAAGGCTTCTTACGCCCGGAAACGACTTTATCACTGTTTCAGAGGAATTTGATTTCATAGAAAAGTATCTGGCTATTGAAAAATTCAGATTCGGCGGAAAATTTGAATATGAAATAAATATAAGCCCTGAAGTGATTAACTCGGGTTTTCTGATCCCTAAAATGAGCATCCAGCCCATTGTTGAAAACGCGTGCAAGCACGGTCTTCAGGCATCCATAGACGAAAGGCGCAAACTCGTTCTTACCGCGAAAATTGACTCAGGCGCCCTTGTGATATCGGTAAAGGACAACGGGGCCGGAATGGATAAAAAACAGGTGGAGGAAATTCTTGAAAAACTTAAGAACCCCAATTCTGAAATCGGATCTGACAGCGAGACCGGAAGCGGGGTGGGCATTCAGAATGTATACAGGCGTATGCTGATGAGTTATGACAAAAGGTTCCATTTCTCAATTAACAGTTCACCTGGTCATGGGACTGAAATTATCATGCGTATTGAAGGTGAATGA